A genomic segment from Chitinophaga niabensis encodes:
- a CDS encoding alkaline phosphatase family protein, protein MKKTLIAICAFTLCITAAKAQDAHVVLISIDGLRPEFYKDPSWNMVNLRQAMEEGAYADGVDGVFPTVTYPSHTTMITGVKPLKHGIFYNTPSEPQGVTGNWTWQYSNIKVPTLFSLAKDKGLKTASVFWPVSVGSPATYNIPEFWYLPKEKGGERIMAQALKENANPPGLFEELEQNATGKLEELDFNGDYLGIDDNLARMSSYLIRKYKPSFLAVHLVTVDHFEHEEGRDGPKVRAAIAGVDRAVKTIREAVEKAGLLEKTTFIVTGDHGFVDIHTAIAPNVLLAKAGLYDPKQPENWKAYFHAAGGGAFLQLKDKNDKQTKEKVLQLLNALPPQQKKTFIIKTREELDAIGADATAAFGIAAQQGFTFSTTATGAFMRATKGGTHGFFPDFKEIQTGFVAFGKGIKKGTVIPQMGLVDIAPLISKVLQLDLPAGDGLLYDGLLTK, encoded by the coding sequence ATGAAAAAAACGCTCATTGCGATCTGCGCTTTCACACTGTGTATAACCGCAGCCAAAGCCCAGGACGCTCATGTGGTCCTTATCAGTATCGACGGCTTAAGACCTGAATTTTATAAAGACCCTTCATGGAACATGGTGAACCTCCGCCAGGCCATGGAAGAAGGCGCCTATGCTGATGGTGTGGATGGTGTGTTCCCTACTGTTACCTACCCTTCCCACACCACCATGATCACCGGCGTAAAACCATTAAAGCATGGTATATTCTACAACACCCCCTCAGAGCCACAGGGTGTAACCGGCAACTGGACCTGGCAATACAGCAACATCAAAGTACCAACACTCTTCAGCCTCGCAAAAGATAAAGGATTAAAAACAGCTTCCGTTTTCTGGCCAGTTTCCGTTGGCTCTCCTGCTACTTACAACATTCCTGAATTCTGGTACCTGCCAAAAGAAAAAGGCGGAGAACGCATTATGGCACAGGCATTAAAGGAAAATGCCAATCCTCCGGGGCTCTTTGAAGAACTGGAACAAAACGCAACAGGTAAACTGGAAGAGCTTGATTTTAATGGCGACTACCTGGGCATAGACGATAACCTCGCCCGCATGAGCAGTTACCTGATCCGCAAATACAAACCCTCTTTCCTGGCCGTACACCTCGTAACCGTAGATCACTTTGAACATGAAGAAGGCCGCGATGGCCCTAAAGTAAGAGCAGCCATCGCCGGAGTAGACAGGGCTGTAAAAACTATTCGCGAAGCCGTGGAAAAAGCAGGTTTGCTGGAAAAAACCACCTTCATTGTTACCGGCGATCATGGCTTTGTAGATATCCACACCGCCATTGCACCAAATGTATTGCTGGCTAAAGCAGGATTATATGATCCAAAGCAACCGGAAAACTGGAAAGCCTATTTCCATGCAGCAGGTGGTGGCGCATTCCTGCAACTGAAAGACAAGAACGATAAACAGACGAAAGAGAAAGTATTGCAGCTCCTCAACGCACTCCCACCGCAACAGAAAAAAACCTTTATCATCAAAACCCGCGAAGAGCTGGATGCCATCGGTGCAGATGCCACTGCTGCATTTGGCATTGCCGCACAACAGGGCTTCACCTTCAGCACTACTGCCACAGGAGCGTTCATGCGCGCCACCAAAGGAGGCACCCATGGTTTCTTCCCTGACTTTAAAGAGATCCAGACAGGTTTTGTAGCCTTTGGCAAAGGCATCAAAAAAGGTACCGTGATCCCGCAGATGGGCCTCGTGGATATTGCACCACTGATCAGCAAGGTCCTTCAGCTGGACCTCCCCGCAGGAGATGGATTGCTGTATGATGGGTTACTCACTAAATAA